The uncultured Bacteroides sp. DNA segment CCGGAGCATAAGTATTGTGATAGACATACTCGTGATGTTTACGGTAATCGGTCAGATATTTTTTGAATTGTGTATATTGGTATCCATCCGGATATTGGACAATATATTCTTCCCAAAGTAATTGGATCGTCACATACGGGCGGTTGAGTTCTGAAAGATAACCTTCCAACTGAAAGTCCAATGTGCTTTTACGTCCGTCTGCTTGGGGGACGGATGATGCAGGTTGCAGAATGGCGGCAAGGTCGAAGTCACTCAGACGTAGAAGAGCATCGTAAGTAAGATTTGTTTGAGACACTAGTTGCTTGTAGTTGTGAACAGTGCGCTTACTCATATGCAGCTCTGAACAAATGAAGTTCAGCGATTGACCACAGCTGAGAAGTTGAAGCATGCGTTTTAGTTTTAACATCGTAATTTTATCATTTGTCATAATACTGCATTTTAAGTGTTTTTTTAATGCAATATTACGAGATTTATTAATGAGAAAATTACAGACGAAGAAGCGGTACCCATTTGACCGCTACAACCGGTACCTATTTGACCGCTCTGACCGGTACCCATTTGAGCGCTACAGGTGGTATCCTATTGAGCGCTACAAGTGGTATCCTTTGGCCGCTATTATCAATTCTTCTGTTACATCTATAAAATGCATGTTCTCAAACAGCTTCGGAATGTCTTCTCTATTGTCATTTATAATAGCTAAACTCTGATGATTAATAGAATAGGTACTTCTAAATACTTTTTCTTTAATAAAACCATCAAATATGGTGAACGCACCGGGCTTATTTCTAAAATAATACCTGATAGCCTTACCATTCTCATCAATTAATACATTCCAAAAGTGAGATAAGGATTTATTAGGCCATTGTGGAACAAAATCATACGTCATAGGCATGCCCAAGCCACGTGAGATATAGGTCAGATACTGTGCTTCTTCATGGCAACTTCCTATTTTTGCATGAATTAAATCTATGGCATTGATTGCCGGCATAGCCCCACCAAACTGGTACATCTGAAAATCAAGTGTCTCGTGATAAATTCGAAAGGATGCTTCTGTCGTTGTTCCCATTTGCAGTTCTGTCAAGCTATCCCTTTTGGGGGCTTCTCCAAGCATTTCAAATTTCCACAATTGATTATCAGTACCATTATTCTCGTTTTGAACCACTTGATTCTTATTTTTTGCAAACTTCGAATTTATCTCCAAACATTTTTCACTTTTGCGACTGACTATTCTAAAATACCCCTTTTCTTTATCCGGAACTAGTGTCCATGATTGATTCGGAAAATTATAATCAGAAAAGATAGTCAATTCTGTCCCATTGTTTATTAATCCGTTAGCTACATCTAGCACAACTTTATGTTTATCATGTGTTATAATTTTAAAGAATCCATAATCGGTATAAGACAGAATAAACTTCTGAGTATTCCTATTCTTAAATTCAGAAGTAATCATTTTAGAGCCTAATTCAGTAGAATCATCATCAATAGTTAAGCTCGCAGCACTTTGTTTATTTGTAATTTTATAGGTAGCACCTGATGTAATACCTGACTGTCTGAATGATTGGAAATCTAAAATTGGTACTATCTTAATGTAATCGATAGAAATCTTTTCGGCTTTGCTTTCCAAACAAATTTTGTTGATAGATTTATTGATTTTAATGGGCACTTTCACTACATTAACTGTTGGTTTAAACCACCCACCCGTGCTTTTTAAAACAATGGGAATCGTATCAATATCATTAATAACTACATTAACTTTAGCATCTTTCCCCCCATTATAATGCTGTATCAACAATACCTTTTCACCGGGTTCGGTACAAACATTCTCAAAAACTAACTTATTTTTTGCAGTAATACTTACCGCTTTAAAATTGGACGCAGAATACTTTTCTTCTACCACTGCTGCTTTTCCATATCCAGCATTTTCTGCTTCATACAAAACACCAACCTCAAAGTATGTTTTATTCAATTGATGTTTAAATTGCTTTTCAATAAGCGGCCTCCATAGAGATAATTTCTCCTCATATACCCTATATGGTAACACATACTCACAAAATGCATCAAAAGAATAATTACTATGCCAGGGAGTATCCTCCCAGGAATTAAACGCCTGATCGATATGCTGAATAAGAAAATTTGCACGAATATATTGCAGATCAAGTTGCTTATGAAAATTAAATTTTATTTTTAGGGAATCAACGCCCCGATTGTATATTGTGCTCCTTGCATCAGGCAACGCCCTTCCCATGATTCTATACAGTTCTTCCAGTTTATTTGCGTCTTCTCCCGTTATACTATAATACCCCTTCATGTTTTGTATCAAAAAACAGGCTGCCTTAAACTTTAAAGAGTCTTGTGGATTTTTATCGTAGTGAAGTAACACTCTTTCAAGCTCCTGCCTGTTAGTTCCAGCTTCATCGAGTGCTTCCAGCACTTCCTCTGAAACCTTATTTCTCAATTCACTTGGCAATTTATCGCACGATAAAAGGCTGAATAAAACACATACAAATAGAATATTATTTTTCATAATAAATGATTTTAATTATATGAACTAGCCAAACAATACATATAGCTGAGTAGTTACTACATAAATAAGATGTTCTTTTACCCATTCTACTTCCTTGCCATTAGCGATAGCATATACAAATTGATCATCTTCACTTATTGCAATTCTTCTTAAATCCATGTTCGGCTAAAGTTAGCTACTCCAATTCAAACAGAAACAATAATAATTTCTTCTATTTGAAAGGTTTTAGATCATAAAAAATGAGAACGGGGTTATTATCCTCAGTTATTTTTTTTAATTTCTCTACCATCTTTTTCGGAATCCTTTTATTTGTCAATAGTTTCATATATTCATCTCCTGGCAAAAAATAAGAAATAAAACTAGAACCTTGAGATGAGATGGGCAATCCTAAAGGAGGAAACAAACTTCTATCAACAGAAATATCTGTTCCTCCAAAACAAATTCCCGTTATTTTATCTCTAAAAACATGAGTATATGTTTTATTACAAAAGTTTGATATTCTAAAATAATCATGCGTATTATTGTCAGCATATTCACCCAAAAAAAAGAAATAATTATTGTGATACAAATTTGATATCAGATTCTCGGAATTTTCTTGCAATAACTGAATTGGTATTTCATGATCACTTATATTTAAAATTTCTTTTGCTTGAATCGTATTGTCATCAATGTATTGATATATAGTATCATTAAATTTAGATGTAAAATTGATGAGATTATTATTCAAGGCTAAATAATGTGTATTTCCCTCTAAATTTATATTTTTACTGAATCGGTATAATAAACCTACAGATTTTAATTTGAAGGATTTATCTGTAATTAGTAATTGGTACTCTGCGGATAAATTCAGGTGTCTGTTATCCATCCCGTTAATCGAATAAAACAAATACCCCGAAGGAGTAACAGCAAATGAATAAGCATTAAGAGGTATTTTCACTCTCCGTTTAAGCTCCCCACTAGGTGTGAAATAGGAAAAGAAATGACTGTGAAACACAATTAACTCATTGTTCTTCTTATCAAAAGCAAAGTTTTTTAGACCTAAAATCTCATCTGGTCCCTGCCCTCTCTTCAGTCTTTTAATAAAATTCC contains these protein-coding regions:
- a CDS encoding RICIN domain-containing protein; its protein translation is MKNNILFVCVLFSLLSCDKLPSELRNKVSEEVLEALDEAGTNRQELERVLLHYDKNPQDSLKFKAACFLIQNMKGYYSITGEDANKLEELYRIMGRALPDARSTIYNRGVDSLKIKFNFHKQLDLQYIRANFLIQHIDQAFNSWEDTPWHSNYSFDAFCEYVLPYRVYEEKLSLWRPLIEKQFKHQLNKTYFEVGVLYEAENAGYGKAAVVEEKYSASNFKAVSITAKNKLVFENVCTEPGEKVLLIQHYNGGKDAKVNVVINDIDTIPIVLKSTGGWFKPTVNVVKVPIKINKSINKICLESKAEKISIDYIKIVPILDFQSFRQSGITSGATYKITNKQSAASLTIDDDSTELGSKMITSEFKNRNTQKFILSYTDYGFFKIITHDKHKVVLDVANGLINNGTELTIFSDYNFPNQSWTLVPDKEKGYFRIVSRKSEKCLEINSKFAKNKNQVVQNENNGTDNQLWKFEMLGEAPKRDSLTELQMGTTTEASFRIYHETLDFQMYQFGGAMPAINAIDLIHAKIGSCHEEAQYLTYISRGLGMPMTYDFVPQWPNKSLSHFWNVLIDENGKAIRYYFRNKPGAFTIFDGFIKEKVFRSTYSINHQSLAIINDNREDIPKLFENMHFIDVTEELIIAAKGYHL
- a CDS encoding 6-bladed beta-propeller gives rise to the protein MRIFVFVAFILLLLSCSKKAKDEAKFTDAEIASLMLDSTQMVYARTDSIKKVELNDFLKRRVFNFGEILNNIRFIPLETTDKSLISNIEDILVTDSNIYISDSYQGGSVPIFDNRGNFIKRLKRGQGPDEILGLKNFAFDKKNNELIVFHSHFFSYFTPSGELKRRVKIPLNAYSFAVTPSGYLFYSINGMDNRHLNLSAEYQLLITDKSFKLKSVGLLYRFSKNINLEGNTHYLALNNNLINFTSKFNDTIYQYIDDNTIQAKEILNISDHEIPIQLLQENSENLISNLYHNNYFFFLGEYADNNTHDYFRISNFCNKTYTHVFRDKITGICFGGTDISVDRSLFPPLGLPISSQGSSFISYFLPGDEYMKLLTNKRIPKKMVEKLKKITEDNNPVLIFYDLKPFK